In one window of Corallococcus macrosporus DNA:
- the rpsK gene encoding 30S ribosomal protein S11, translated as MADEINTAAAPAGAEGGETPAAKKNKRKGKKNILNGVVHIQSTFNNTIITITDVSGNVISWSSAGARGFKGSRKSTPFAAQVAAGDAAAKAMEHGLKTVTVFVKGPGAGRESALRALAAAGLKISLIRDVTPIPHNGCRQPKRRRV; from the coding sequence ATGGCTGACGAGATCAATACCGCCGCCGCGCCGGCTGGTGCCGAGGGTGGCGAGACCCCTGCGGCGAAGAAGAACAAGCGCAAGGGCAAGAAGAACATCCTCAACGGCGTGGTCCACATCCAGTCCACGTTCAACAACACCATCATCACGATCACGGACGTGTCCGGGAACGTGATCTCCTGGTCGTCGGCCGGGGCGCGCGGCTTCAAGGGCAGCCGCAAGTCCACGCCGTTCGCGGCGCAGGTCGCCGCTGGCGACGCCGCGGCGAAGGCGATGGAGCACGGTCTGAAGACCGTAACGGTGTTCGTGAAGGGCCCGGGCGCGGGCCGTGAGTCGGCGCTGCGCGCGCTGGCCGCCGCCGGCCTGAAGATCAGCCTCATCCGCGACGTGACGCCCATCCCGCACAACGGCTGCCGTCAGCCCAAGCGCCGCCGCGTCTAA
- the rpsM gene encoding 30S ribosomal protein S13, with protein MARIAGIDLPPNKRAVISLQYIYGIGNKTAHDIIEAAGIDLTTRTKDLTEDQARKIREIIEANYKVEGDLRREVTMNIKRLMDLGCYRGLRHRKGLPVRGQRTHTNARTRKGPKRGIVRAKPAAPAR; from the coding sequence ATGGCTCGTATCGCCGGCATCGATCTGCCGCCCAACAAGCGCGCGGTGATCTCGCTCCAGTACATCTACGGGATCGGTAACAAGACCGCGCACGACATCATCGAAGCGGCGGGCATCGATCTCACCACCCGGACCAAGGACCTCACCGAGGACCAGGCTCGAAAGATCCGCGAGATCATCGAGGCCAACTACAAGGTCGAGGGTGACCTCCGGCGCGAGGTGACCATGAACATCAAGCGGCTGATGGACCTGGGTTGCTACCGGGGTCTGCGTCACCGCAAGGGTCTTCCGGTCCGCGGCCAGCGCACCCACACCAACGCGCGCACCCGCAAGGGTCCCAAGCGCGGCATCGTTCGCGCGAAGCCGGCCGCTCCGGCCCGCTAA